One genomic window of Flexivirga oryzae includes the following:
- a CDS encoding LLM class flavin-dependent oxidoreductase: MSNDYPIHLAVALDGAGWHPAAWRTPDADPARLFRPDYWVGLVQEAERGLLDFVSIDDRFAATRAVDGEAPDVVHGNLDSALIAARVAPVTDRIGLVPTAIAPHTEPFHISKSIATLDYVSTGRAGLRVRTSGDPREFANIGRRTAPVLDGSSSEAAVAEAFGEVGDYVEVVRRLWDSWEDDAEIRDTATGRFVDRERLHYIDFESPNFSVRGPSITPRPPQGQPPVVLLAHDERGYALAGAAADLALTTPRDSRHAADIATQVRQQTTAAGREASQVRVLADLVVFLEASTAAATERKNSLDDLAGAEFASDAAVFVGTSEDLADLLLEWSAAGLDGFRLRPGVLGRDLERITRELVPSLQRRTAFRPRYTTTTLREHFGLPRPANRYAAA; encoded by the coding sequence ATGTCCAACGACTATCCGATCCATCTCGCAGTCGCTCTCGACGGGGCGGGCTGGCATCCCGCCGCCTGGCGAACGCCCGACGCGGATCCGGCTCGACTCTTCCGTCCGGACTACTGGGTGGGTCTCGTGCAGGAGGCCGAGCGCGGGTTGCTCGACTTCGTCTCCATCGACGACCGTTTCGCGGCCACCCGCGCCGTCGACGGTGAAGCACCCGACGTGGTGCACGGAAACCTCGACTCGGCGCTGATCGCAGCGCGGGTTGCACCCGTCACAGACCGGATCGGCCTGGTGCCGACCGCGATCGCGCCGCACACGGAGCCGTTCCACATCTCCAAGTCGATCGCCACACTCGACTACGTCAGCACCGGCCGCGCCGGGCTCCGGGTCCGGACCAGCGGGGACCCTCGCGAGTTCGCCAACATCGGGCGGCGGACCGCACCGGTCCTGGACGGCAGCTCATCCGAGGCCGCTGTCGCCGAGGCATTCGGCGAGGTCGGCGACTACGTCGAGGTCGTACGGCGACTCTGGGACAGCTGGGAGGACGATGCCGAGATCCGGGACACCGCGACCGGTCGCTTCGTCGACCGGGAGCGCTTGCACTACATAGATTTCGAAAGCCCGAACTTCTCCGTCCGCGGCCCCTCGATCACTCCGCGGCCACCGCAGGGGCAACCACCGGTCGTGCTGCTGGCACACGACGAGCGCGGCTACGCACTCGCCGGGGCGGCCGCCGACCTCGCACTGACGACGCCACGCGACTCCCGGCACGCGGCAGATATCGCAACCCAGGTCAGGCAGCAGACGACCGCGGCCGGGCGTGAGGCGTCACAGGTCCGCGTTCTCGCCGACCTGGTGGTCTTCCTCGAGGCGTCCACCGCTGCTGCCACCGAGCGGAAGAACTCCCTGGACGACCTCGCCGGTGCTGAGTTCGCAAGCGATGCAGCGGTGTTCGTCGGCACGAGCGAAGACCTCGCCGATTTGCTCCTTGAGTGGTCCGCAGCCGGCCTGGACGGTTTCCGCCTGCGCCCCGGCGTGCTGGGGCGGGATCTGGAGCGCATCACCCGGGAACTGGTGCCGAGCCTGCAACGGCGCACTGCGTTCCGGCCGCGCTACACGACCACCACCCTCCGGGAGCATTTCGGGCTCCCACGACCGGCAAATCGCTACGCGGCCGCGTGA